In a genomic window of Enterobacter asburiae:
- the cysJ gene encoding NADPH-dependent assimilatory sulfite reductase flavoprotein subunit, protein MTTQAPPSNLLPLNPEQLARLQAATSDFSPTQLAWVSGYFWGMLNQQPGAVAGAPATAVEIPAITLISASQTGNARRVAEALRDDLLAAKLNVNLVNAGDYKFKQIASEKLLVVVASTQGEGEPAEEAVALHKFLFSKKAPKLDGTAFAVFGLGDTSYEFFCQSGKDFDSKLAELGAERLLDRVDADVEYQTAAAEWRARIVEVLKARVPKETPAQAAVTAAGTVNEIHTSPYTKEAPLTASLSVNQKITGRDSEKDVRHIEIDLGDSGLRYQPGDALGVWYQNDPALVKELVELLWLKGDEPVTVEGKTLPLSEALQWHFELTVNTPNIVENYATLTRSESLLPLVGDKAKLQHYAATTPIVDMVRFSPAQLDADALIGLLRPLTPRLYSIASSQAEVESEVHVTVGVVRYDIEGRARAGGASSFLADRVEEEGEVRVFIEHNDNFRLPANPETPVIMIGPGTGIAPFRAFMQQRAADEAPGKNWLFFGNPHFTEDFLYQVEWQRYVKEGVLTRIDLAWSRDQKEKIYVQDKLREQGAELWRWINDGAHIYVCGDANRMAKDVEQALLEVIAEFGGMDAEAADEFLSELRVERRYQRDVY, encoded by the coding sequence ATGACAACACAGGCCCCACCTTCAAATTTGCTTCCCCTGAACCCGGAGCAACTGGCGCGCCTTCAGGCTGCCACCTCTGATTTTTCTCCCACTCAGCTTGCCTGGGTCTCCGGTTATTTCTGGGGAATGCTCAACCAGCAGCCTGGCGCTGTGGCGGGCGCACCGGCAACGGCCGTGGAAATTCCGGCCATTACGCTGATCAGCGCCTCGCAAACGGGCAACGCACGCCGCGTGGCCGAAGCGCTGCGTGACGACCTGCTGGCCGCCAAACTGAACGTGAACCTGGTCAACGCCGGGGATTATAAATTCAAGCAAATCGCGTCAGAAAAACTGCTGGTGGTGGTGGCTTCTACGCAGGGTGAAGGTGAACCTGCTGAAGAAGCGGTGGCGCTGCATAAGTTCCTGTTCTCGAAAAAAGCGCCGAAGCTGGATGGCACTGCGTTTGCCGTATTTGGCCTGGGTGATACCTCCTATGAATTCTTCTGCCAGTCCGGTAAAGACTTCGACAGCAAGCTGGCGGAGCTGGGCGCGGAGCGCCTGCTGGATCGCGTGGATGCGGATGTCGAGTACCAGACGGCCGCCGCCGAATGGCGCGCGCGCATCGTTGAGGTGCTGAAAGCCCGCGTCCCGAAAGAGACCCCGGCGCAGGCTGCCGTAACCGCTGCGGGCACCGTCAATGAGATCCACACCAGCCCCTACACCAAAGAGGCGCCGCTGACGGCGAGCCTGTCGGTGAACCAGAAAATTACCGGTCGCGACTCGGAAAAAGACGTGCGCCATATTGAAATCGATCTTGGCGACTCCGGCCTGCGCTATCAGCCTGGCGATGCGCTGGGCGTCTGGTATCAGAACGATCCGGCGCTGGTGAAAGAGCTGGTCGAGCTGCTGTGGCTGAAGGGTGATGAGCCTGTCACCGTGGAGGGCAAAACGCTGCCGCTCTCCGAGGCGCTGCAGTGGCATTTCGAGCTGACGGTAAACACCCCGAATATCGTTGAAAATTACGCCACCTTAACGCGCAGCGAATCCTTGCTGCCGCTGGTGGGCGATAAGGCGAAGCTGCAGCATTACGCCGCGACAACGCCGATTGTCGATATGGTGCGTTTTTCTCCGGCACAGCTGGATGCCGACGCGCTGATCGGTCTGCTGCGTCCGCTGACCCCACGCCTGTACTCCATTGCCTCTTCCCAGGCGGAAGTGGAAAGCGAAGTTCACGTTACCGTCGGCGTGGTGCGCTACGACATCGAAGGCCGCGCTCGCGCGGGTGGCGCGTCAAGCTTCCTGGCCGATCGCGTGGAAGAAGAGGGCGAAGTGCGCGTCTTTATCGAGCACAACGACAACTTCCGCCTGCCGGCGAACCCTGAGACCCCGGTCATCATGATTGGACCGGGCACCGGCATTGCGCCGTTCCGCGCCTTCATGCAGCAGCGTGCTGCAGACGAAGCGCCGGGCAAAAACTGGCTGTTCTTCGGCAACCCGCACTTTACCGAAGATTTCCTCTACCAGGTTGAGTGGCAGCGCTACGTCAAAGAAGGCGTACTGACCCGCATTGACCTGGCCTGGTCCCGCGACCAGAAAGAAAAAATATACGTACAAGACAAACTGCGCGAACAGGGCGCAGAGCTGTGGCGCTGGATCAATGACGGTGCCCACATTTATGTCTGCGGCGACGCCAATCGCATGGCGAAAGACGTTGAGCAGGCACTGCTGGAAGTGATTGCCGAGTTCGGCGGTATGGATGCCGAAGCGGCGGATGAATTTTTAAGTGAGCTGCGCGTTGAGCGCCGTTATCAGCGAGATGTCTACTAA
- the queD gene encoding 6-carboxytetrahydropterin synthase QueD: MSTTLFKDFTFEAAHHLPHVPEGHKCGRLHGHSFMVRLEITGEVDPHTGWIMDFAELKAAFKPTYDRLDHYYLNEIPGLENPTSEVLAKWIWDQMKPLVPLLSAVMIKETCTAGCVYRGE, translated from the coding sequence ATGTCCACCACACTGTTTAAAGATTTCACCTTCGAAGCCGCCCACCACCTTCCGCATGTGCCTGAAGGGCATAAATGCGGCCGCCTGCACGGGCATTCGTTCATGGTGCGTCTTGAGATCACCGGTGAAGTTGATCCGCATACCGGTTGGATCATGGACTTTGCCGAGCTGAAAGCCGCGTTTAAGCCGACCTACGATCGTCTGGATCACTACTACCTGAATGAAATCCCGGGTCTTGAAAACCCGACCAGCGAAGTGCTGGCAAAATGGATTTGGGATCAGATGAAGCCGCTGGTACCGCTGCTGAGCGCGGTGATGATCAAAGAGACCTGCACGGCAGGCTGCGTGTATCGCGGAGAGTAA
- the queE gene encoding 7-carboxy-7-deazaguanine synthase QueE: MQYPINEMFQTLQGEGYFTGVPAIFIRLQGCPVGCAWCDTKHTWDKLADREVSLFSILAKTKESDKWGAGSPEDLLAIIGRQGWTARHVVITGGEPCIHDLTPLTELLEKNGYSCQIETSGTHEVRCSHTTWVTVSPKVNMRGGYDVLSQALERADEIKHPVGRVRDIEALDELLATLTDEKQRVIALQPISQKEDATRLCIETCIARNWRLSMQTHKYLNIA, translated from the coding sequence ATGCAGTACCCGATTAACGAGATGTTCCAGACCCTGCAAGGCGAGGGTTACTTTACCGGCGTTCCCGCTATTTTCATTCGTTTACAGGGATGCCCGGTTGGCTGTGCCTGGTGTGATACCAAACATACGTGGGATAAGCTCGCAGATCGGGAAGTGTCGCTGTTTAGCATTCTGGCGAAAACCAAAGAGAGCGATAAGTGGGGCGCGGGCAGTCCAGAGGATCTGCTGGCCATTATTGGTCGTCAGGGCTGGACGGCGCGCCACGTCGTGATCACCGGCGGTGAACCCTGCATCCACGATCTGACGCCGCTGACCGAGCTGCTCGAAAAGAACGGCTACAGCTGCCAGATCGAGACCAGCGGCACCCATGAAGTGCGCTGCTCGCACACCACCTGGGTGACGGTATCGCCAAAAGTGAATATGCGCGGCGGGTATGACGTGCTGTCTCAGGCGCTGGAGCGCGCGGATGAAATCAAGCACCCGGTAGGGCGCGTGCGTGATATCGAAGCGCTGGATGAACTGCTGGCAACGCTGACGGATGAGAAGCAGCGGGTGATTGCCCTGCAGCCGATCAGCCAGAAAGAGGATGCGACGCGCCTGTGCATTGAAACCTGCATTGCGCGCAACTGGCGCCTGTCGATGCAGACGCACAAGTACCTGAATATTGCCTAA
- a CDS encoding N-acetylmannosamine-6-phosphate 2-epimerase yields MKTVLDNLKGKLVVSCQALENEPLHSPFIMSRMALAAAQGGAAAIRANSVVDIKAIKQQVSLPVIGIIKRDYSDSEVFITATMKEVDELMAVSPEIIALDATARERPGGESLETLVTRIRSPYPSVLLMADISTVDEAVTAQALGFDCVGTTLYGYTAETAGHSLPENDCAFLKAVLAVVTVPVIAEGNVDTPERAARCLALGAHTVVVGGAITRPQQITARFMAAISAQSTDGA; encoded by the coding sequence ATGAAAACTGTACTGGATAACCTGAAGGGAAAACTGGTCGTCTCCTGTCAGGCGCTGGAAAATGAACCGCTGCACAGCCCGTTTATCATGTCGCGGATGGCGCTGGCGGCGGCACAGGGCGGGGCCGCCGCCATTCGCGCCAACAGCGTGGTGGATATCAAAGCCATTAAGCAGCAGGTGTCCTTACCGGTTATCGGCATCATCAAACGGGATTATTCAGATAGTGAGGTGTTCATCACCGCCACGATGAAGGAGGTGGATGAGCTGATGGCCGTCTCTCCGGAAATCATTGCGCTTGATGCGACGGCGCGGGAGCGTCCCGGTGGGGAATCCCTGGAAACGCTGGTCACGCGCATCCGCTCGCCTTATCCCTCGGTACTGCTGATGGCGGATATTTCCACGGTAGACGAGGCCGTGACGGCGCAGGCGCTTGGCTTTGACTGCGTCGGCACCACGCTTTATGGCTATACGGCGGAAACGGCGGGCCATTCGCTTCCGGAGAACGACTGCGCGTTCCTGAAGGCCGTGCTGGCTGTCGTGACGGTTCCGGTGATTGCCGAAGGCAATGTGGATACGCCTGAACGCGCGGCCAGATGCCTGGCGCTGGGTGCGCATACGGTCGTTGTCGGCGGGGCGATTACCCGTCCACAGCAAATTACCGCGCGCTTTATGGCGGCGATTAGCGCGCAAAGCACCGATGGAGCATGA
- a CDS encoding PTS transporter subunit EIIC yields MMQIFSGASSGGWFEKAQRFGKSFMLPIAVLPAAGLLLGIGGALSNPNTLAAYPFLDVSWLQAIFTIMSSAGSIVFANLSVLFAVGVAVGLAKSDKGTAGLAALLAFLVMNATINALLILTGKLAHENPGAVGQGMTLGIQTLETGVFGGVVIGLVTCALHHRFNKIALPQFLGFFGGSRFVPIISSLAAILVGALMTVVWPHFQKLIFGLGGLVDATGYLGTLLYGFILRMLGPFGLHHIFYLPFWTTALGGSEIVNGHLVEGTQRIFFAQLADPTTRQFYEGTSRFMSGRFITMMFGLLGACLAMYHTAKPENKKRVAGLLLSAALTSFLTGITEPIEFSFLFIAPVLYVIHALFDGLAFMLAHMLHITIGQTFSGGFIDFVLFGILQGEAKTNWMFVPLVGVPWFFLYYFTFRYLINRFDFATPGREREAMANEVALSQSERAVAVIAGLGGKDNLEEVDCCATRLRVTVKDGSKVNDAALKATGARGVIVRGNGVQVIYGPHVTIIKNEVEEILS; encoded by the coding sequence ATGATGCAAATATTCAGTGGCGCTTCGTCGGGGGGATGGTTTGAAAAAGCGCAGCGCTTTGGCAAATCCTTTATGTTGCCTATCGCCGTGTTGCCCGCGGCGGGTCTGCTGCTCGGTATCGGCGGGGCGTTATCGAACCCCAATACGCTGGCGGCCTATCCATTTTTAGATGTGAGCTGGCTTCAGGCCATTTTCACCATCATGAGCAGTGCCGGTTCAATTGTGTTTGCGAACCTCTCGGTGCTGTTTGCCGTTGGGGTGGCCGTCGGTCTGGCAAAAAGCGATAAGGGCACGGCGGGGCTGGCGGCGCTACTCGCGTTTCTGGTGATGAATGCCACCATCAACGCGCTGCTGATCCTCACCGGCAAACTGGCGCACGAAAACCCCGGTGCCGTCGGGCAGGGCATGACGCTGGGCATTCAGACGCTGGAAACCGGCGTGTTTGGCGGCGTGGTGATTGGTCTCGTGACCTGCGCGCTGCACCACCGTTTTAACAAGATAGCGCTTCCGCAGTTCCTGGGCTTTTTTGGCGGCTCGCGCTTTGTCCCTATTATCAGCTCGCTGGCGGCGATACTCGTCGGTGCGCTCATGACCGTGGTCTGGCCGCACTTCCAGAAGCTGATTTTTGGTCTGGGTGGGCTGGTGGATGCCACCGGTTATCTGGGCACCCTGCTGTACGGCTTCATTTTACGCATGCTGGGCCCGTTTGGTCTGCACCACATCTTCTATCTGCCGTTCTGGACCACCGCGCTCGGCGGCAGCGAGATTGTCAACGGTCACCTGGTGGAGGGCACGCAGCGGATCTTCTTCGCCCAGCTGGCCGATCCCACGACGCGTCAGTTTTACGAAGGCACGTCACGCTTCATGTCCGGGCGCTTTATTACGATGATGTTTGGCCTGCTCGGCGCCTGTCTGGCGATGTACCACACGGCTAAACCGGAGAATAAAAAGCGCGTTGCCGGGCTGCTGCTCTCCGCAGCGTTAACCTCGTTTCTGACGGGAATAACCGAGCCCATCGAGTTCTCCTTCCTGTTTATTGCCCCGGTGCTCTACGTCATTCACGCGCTGTTTGACGGGCTGGCGTTCATGCTCGCACACATGCTGCACATCACCATCGGGCAAACCTTCTCCGGCGGTTTTATTGACTTCGTGCTGTTCGGCATCCTGCAGGGGGAGGCCAAAACCAACTGGATGTTCGTTCCGCTGGTCGGCGTGCCCTGGTTCTTCCTCTACTACTTCACTTTCCGCTATCTGATTAACCGCTTTGATTTTGCCACGCCGGGTCGGGAAAGGGAGGCGATGGCCAATGAAGTGGCCTTATCGCAGAGCGAGCGCGCCGTTGCGGTGATCGCCGGGTTAGGCGGAAAAGACAATCTCGAAGAGGTGGACTGCTGCGCCACGCGTCTTCGCGTCACGGTGAAAGACGGCAGCAAAGTGAATGACGCGGCGCTGAAAGCCACCGGCGCGCGCGGCGTCATCGTGCGCGGTAACGGCGTGCAGGTCATTTATGGCCCGCACGTCACGATTATCAAAAACGAAGTGGAAGAGATCTTATCGTAA
- a CDS encoding MurR/RpiR family transcriptional regulator, whose amino-acid sequence MSDHENLLLKLRQEASGYSPTQQKLGEFVLSDPARVLYLTITELARESHTSEASVTRLCRTLGCKGYNEFKMALALDIQQGQPARQAGDEIDSVVDESVQALQDTARLLDRSLLEKAALALHQAQSVQIYGVAASAILGEYLHYKLLRLGKPAQLFSDMHRAAMNATTLSAETLVVAISSSGSTRDLLHVVKLARKRGVKVLALSNTPRSPLASLSDMQLVAAKPEGPLSAGALNAKVGVMLLIELLTTSMIALDGHYADVSQQTASATLPLLL is encoded by the coding sequence ATGTCGGACCATGAAAATCTGCTGCTGAAGCTCCGCCAGGAAGCTTCCGGGTACAGCCCAACGCAGCAAAAACTCGGCGAGTTTGTCCTGAGCGACCCTGCCCGGGTGCTCTACCTGACCATCACCGAGCTGGCGCGCGAGAGCCACACCAGCGAGGCCAGCGTGACGCGTCTTTGCCGGACGCTGGGCTGCAAGGGGTATAACGAATTTAAAATGGCGCTGGCGCTGGATATTCAGCAGGGCCAGCCCGCGCGTCAGGCGGGGGATGAGATTGACAGCGTGGTGGATGAGTCGGTTCAGGCTCTGCAGGATACCGCGAGACTCCTCGACCGCTCGCTACTTGAAAAGGCCGCACTGGCGCTGCACCAGGCGCAATCCGTGCAGATTTATGGCGTCGCGGCCAGCGCGATCCTCGGGGAGTACCTGCATTACAAGCTATTAAGGCTGGGTAAACCTGCACAGCTGTTTAGCGATATGCACCGCGCAGCCATGAATGCGACAACGCTTTCGGCAGAGACGCTGGTGGTGGCGATCTCCAGTTCCGGTTCAACGCGAGATTTGCTTCACGTGGTGAAACTTGCCCGCAAGCGAGGCGTGAAAGTTCTTGCGCTCAGCAACACGCCCCGCAGCCCACTGGCGTCTCTTAGCGATATGCAACTGGTGGCCGCCAAGCCAGAAGGCCCCCTTAGCGCAGGTGCGCTCAATGCCAAGGTTGGGGTGATGCTGCTGATCGAATTGCTGACGACATCCATGATTGCGCTGGATGGTCATTACGCTGACGTTAGCCAGCAAACGGCCAGCGCCACGCTTCCTCTTCTGCTCTGA
- a CDS encoding NAD-dependent epimerase/dehydratase family protein yields MKMLLITGVTGFLGGAVLEKILTSDQSVKLLLLARADDPQSGLARVQENMRKFNVPEKKLASLSVDNILIGDLSHPEAFLNDPRLDQVTHVVNCAAVASFGNNPLIWKVNVEGTLALARRMEQVAGLQRFLHVGTAMSCTPEQDSLVAESAEFRENAEHLVEYTYSKSTIEQLMRQKCPNLPLLIARPSIVVGHTRHGCTPSSSIFWVFSMGLMLQKFMCSMEDRIDVVPVDYCADAMLMLLNSNARPGEVVHISAGEENSVRFADIDRAMAQALEKAPVGDKYAQVSYETLVKMRRELKTIFGPCNERLMLRAMRLYGAFATLNVRFSNDKLLSMGMPKPPRFTDYIARCVQTTRGLTIPEQMAVDFK; encoded by the coding sequence ATGAAGATGTTATTGATTACAGGCGTGACCGGTTTTCTGGGCGGGGCAGTACTTGAAAAAATCCTGACCAGCGATCAATCCGTAAAACTCCTTTTGCTTGCCCGCGCCGACGATCCGCAGAGCGGGCTGGCGCGCGTGCAGGAGAACATGCGTAAGTTTAACGTTCCTGAGAAGAAGCTGGCCTCCCTGAGCGTGGATAATATCCTTATTGGTGACCTCAGCCACCCGGAAGCCTTTCTGAACGATCCCCGACTGGACCAGGTTACGCATGTCGTTAACTGTGCGGCAGTTGCGTCATTTGGGAATAACCCGCTGATCTGGAAGGTAAACGTCGAAGGTACCCTTGCGCTGGCGCGCCGCATGGAGCAGGTCGCAGGGCTGCAGCGTTTCCTGCACGTAGGCACCGCAATGTCATGCACGCCGGAGCAGGATTCGCTGGTCGCCGAAAGTGCGGAATTCAGAGAAAATGCTGAGCACCTGGTGGAATACACGTATTCGAAGTCAACCATCGAACAGCTGATGCGCCAGAAGTGCCCGAATCTGCCGCTGCTCATCGCTCGTCCGTCCATCGTCGTCGGCCATACCCGCCACGGCTGCACGCCGTCGAGCAGCATCTTCTGGGTCTTTAGCATGGGCCTGATGCTGCAGAAGTTTATGTGCTCGATGGAAGACCGGATCGACGTTGTCCCCGTGGATTATTGCGCCGATGCGATGTTAATGCTGCTCAACAGCAACGCGCGTCCGGGAGAAGTGGTACACATTTCTGCCGGGGAAGAGAATAGCGTTCGCTTTGCGGATATCGATCGGGCGATGGCGCAGGCACTGGAGAAAGCGCCTGTTGGCGATAAGTACGCGCAGGTCAGCTACGAAACGCTGGTCAAAATGCGCCGTGAGCTGAAAACAATTTTTGGCCCATGCAACGAACGTCTGATGCTGAGAGCCATGCGTTTATACGGTGCCTTTGCCACGCTGAACGTGCGCTTCAGCAACGATAAGCTGCTCAGCATGGGGATGCCAAAGCCACCCCGGTTTACGGATTATATTGCCCGCTGCGTGCAAACCACCCGGGGGCTAACCATTCCGGAGCAGATGGCGGTCGATTTTAAATAG
- the eno gene encoding phosphopyruvate hydratase — MSKIVKVIGREIIDSRGNPTVEAEVHLEGGFVGMAAAPSGASTGSREALELRDGDKSRFMGKGVLKAVGAVNGPIAQAIVGKDAKDQAGIDKIMIDLDGTENKSNFGANAILAVSLANAKAAAAAKGMPLFEHIAELNGTPGKYSMPVPMMNIINGGEHADNNVDIQEFMIQPVGAKTLKEAVRMGSEVFHNLAKVLKAKGMNTAVGDEGGYAPNLGSNAEALAVIAEAVKAAGYELGKDITLAMDCAASEFYKDGKYVLAGEGNKAFTSEEFTHFLEDLTKQYPIVSIEDGLDESDWDGFAYQTKVLGDKIQLVGDDLFVTNTKILKEGIEKGIVNSILIKFNQIGSLTETLAAIKMAKDAGYTAVISHRSGETEDATIADLAVGTAAGQIKTGSMSRSDRVAKYNQLIRIEEALGEKAPYNGRKEIKGQA, encoded by the coding sequence ATGTCCAAAATCGTTAAAGTCATCGGTCGTGAAATCATCGACTCCCGTGGTAACCCGACCGTTGAAGCCGAAGTTCATCTGGAAGGTGGTTTCGTCGGTATGGCAGCTGCTCCATCAGGTGCTTCTACAGGTTCCCGCGAAGCGCTGGAACTGCGTGATGGCGACAAATCCCGTTTCATGGGCAAAGGCGTACTGAAAGCGGTTGGCGCTGTTAACGGTCCTATTGCTCAGGCTATCGTTGGCAAAGATGCCAAAGATCAGGCTGGCATCGACAAGATCATGATCGATCTGGACGGTACTGAAAACAAATCTAACTTCGGTGCGAACGCAATCCTGGCCGTTTCCCTGGCGAACGCCAAAGCAGCAGCCGCTGCTAAAGGTATGCCACTGTTCGAGCACATCGCTGAACTGAACGGCACCCCAGGCAAATACTCTATGCCTGTACCAATGATGAACATCATCAACGGTGGTGAGCACGCAGACAACAACGTTGATATTCAGGAATTCATGATTCAGCCAGTTGGCGCGAAAACCCTGAAAGAAGCGGTTCGTATGGGTTCTGAAGTGTTCCACAACCTGGCGAAAGTTCTGAAAGCTAAAGGTATGAACACTGCTGTTGGTGACGAAGGTGGCTACGCGCCAAACCTGGGTTCTAACGCAGAAGCACTGGCTGTTATCGCTGAAGCGGTTAAAGCAGCAGGCTACGAGTTGGGCAAAGACATCACCCTGGCGATGGACTGTGCAGCATCTGAATTCTACAAAGACGGTAAATACGTTCTGGCTGGCGAAGGCAACAAAGCGTTCACCTCCGAAGAGTTCACTCACTTCCTGGAAGACCTGACCAAACAGTACCCAATCGTTTCTATCGAAGACGGTCTGGACGAGTCTGACTGGGATGGTTTCGCATACCAGACCAAAGTGCTGGGCGACAAAATCCAGCTGGTTGGTGACGATCTGTTCGTAACCAACACCAAGATCCTGAAAGAAGGCATCGAGAAAGGCATCGTTAACTCCATCCTGATCAAATTCAACCAGATCGGTTCTCTGACCGAAACGCTGGCTGCGATCAAAATGGCGAAAGACGCTGGCTACACCGCTGTTATCTCTCACCGTTCTGGCGAAACTGAAGACGCGACCATTGCTGACCTGGCTGTGGGTACCGCTGCTGGCCAGATCAAAACTGGTTCTATGAGCCGTTCTGACCGTGTTGCTAAATACAACCAGCTGATTCGTATCGAAGAAGCGCTGGGTGAAAAAGCGCCTTACAACGGTCGTAAAGAGATCAAAGGCCAGGCATAA
- the pyrG gene encoding CTP synthase (glutamine hydrolyzing) gives MTTNYIFVTGGVVSSLGKGIAAASLAAILEARGLNVTMMKLDPYINVDPGTMSPTQHGEVFVTEDGAETDLDLGHYERFIRTKMTRRNNFTTGRIYSDVLRKERRGDYLGATVQVIPHITNAIKERVLAGGEGHDVVLVEIGGTVGDIESLPFLEAIRQLAVDIGREHALFMHLTLVPYMAAAGEVKTKPTQHSVKELLSIGIQPDILVCRSDRAIPANERAKIALFCNVPEKAVISMKDVDSIYKIPGLLKSQGLDDYICKRFSLNCPEANLSEWEQVIYEEANPAGEVTIGMVGKYIELPDAYKSVIEALKHGGLKNRVSVNIKLIDSQDVETRGVEILKDLDAILIPGGFGYRGVEGKIATARYARENNIPYLGICLGMQVALIEFARNVAGMENANSTEFVPDCKYPVVALITEWRDEDGNVEVRTEKSDLGGTMRLGAQACQLSDDSVVRKLYGEPVITERHRHRYEVNNMLLKQIEAAGLRVAGRSGDDQLVEIIEVPNHPWFVACQFHPEFTSTPRDGHPLFAGFVKAANEYQKRQAK, from the coding sequence ATGACAACGAACTATATTTTTGTGACCGGCGGGGTCGTATCCTCTCTGGGTAAAGGCATTGCCGCAGCCTCCCTCGCAGCCATTCTTGAAGCCCGTGGCCTCAATGTGACCATGATGAAACTGGATCCGTACATCAACGTCGATCCTGGCACCATGAGCCCAACCCAACACGGGGAAGTGTTCGTTACTGAAGACGGCGCTGAAACCGATCTGGATCTTGGCCACTACGAGCGTTTCATTCGTACCAAAATGACCCGTCGTAACAACTTTACGACTGGCCGCATCTACTCTGACGTTCTGCGTAAAGAGCGCCGCGGTGACTACCTGGGCGCGACCGTGCAGGTTATCCCACACATCACTAACGCAATCAAAGAGCGTGTCCTTGCCGGTGGCGAAGGGCATGACGTTGTGCTGGTTGAAATCGGCGGCACCGTGGGTGATATCGAATCCCTGCCATTCCTCGAAGCTATTCGTCAGCTGGCGGTAGACATTGGTCGTGAACACGCGCTGTTCATGCACTTGACGCTGGTGCCTTACATGGCGGCAGCAGGTGAAGTGAAAACCAAACCGACTCAGCACTCCGTTAAAGAGCTGCTCTCCATCGGTATTCAGCCTGACATCCTGGTTTGCCGTTCCGATCGCGCAATCCCGGCGAACGAACGTGCGAAAATTGCATTGTTCTGTAACGTGCCTGAAAAAGCCGTTATTTCAATGAAAGATGTCGATTCCATTTATAAAATCCCGGGCCTGTTGAAATCACAGGGTCTGGACGATTATATTTGTAAACGATTCAGCTTGAACTGTCCGGAAGCTAACCTGTCTGAATGGGAACAGGTTATTTACGAAGAAGCTAACCCGGCGGGCGAAGTGACTATCGGTATGGTCGGCAAGTACATCGAACTGCCGGACGCCTATAAGTCCGTAATCGAAGCGCTGAAACACGGTGGTCTGAAGAATCGCGTCTCCGTGAACATCAAGCTGATTGATTCGCAGGATGTTGAAACACGTGGCGTTGAAATTCTGAAAGATCTGGATGCTATCCTCATCCCTGGCGGCTTCGGCTACCGTGGTGTTGAAGGCAAGATCGCCACTGCACGCTATGCGCGTGAAAACAATATTCCATACCTCGGCATCTGCCTGGGTATGCAGGTTGCGCTGATCGAATTTGCGCGCAACGTAGCGGGAATGGAAAACGCGAACTCTACGGAATTTGTGCCAGACTGTAAGTACCCTGTAGTGGCGCTGATTACGGAATGGCGTGACGAAGACGGTAACGTTGAAGTCCGTACCGAGAAGAGCGATCTGGGTGGCACTATGCGTCTTGGTGCACAGGCCTGCCAGCTGTCCGACGATAGCGTGGTTCGCAAGCTGTACGGCGAGCCGGTCATCACCGAGCGCCATCGTCACCGCTATGAAGTCAACAACATGTTGTTGAAACAAATTGAAGCCGCGGGCCTGCGTGTTGCGGGTCGCTCCGGGGATGATCAGTTAGTCGAGATCATCGAGGTGCCAAACCATCCGTGGTTTGTCGCCTGCCAGTTCCACCCGGAATTTACTTCAACGCCGCGTGATGGACATCCGCTGTTTGCAGGCTTCGTTAAAGCCGCCAACGAGTACCAGAAGCGTCAGGCGAAGTAA